AAATACAACACATACAGCTTAGTCTAATTTATAATTGACTTTCACCTAGAAATTGACAAAATACTCAGATGGATTTCTAGATTTTTATGTCAGCAGAATACATGACATAAGTTACACAGTGAAATAATTACACTCACATAATATTTTGCAGGTTTCTTTACTTACAATACACAGCCAACTTATGTTGTACATTCGGTCTGTACGAATCAATAGGATGTGTAGCAGAGCAAGTGCAAACTCTTCCATTAAAGTTCTTGTTGACTGTGAATGTGACAATATACTCCGTTTTAGTGTTGGAAGATGAATTTTGTGTAATCCCTTTACAATCCCAGGTAAGGGAAGCCAAGGGATTGCCTCCGGAAAGTGTGTAGATCAGTGATACGGAGCTCCCTGAATCAACTGGACCAGGTGTCGCTTGGTGTATTGTAGGATTACTTGCTGGTGGATCTAAAAACAAATTGACTCGTTGAAAAATAATCATGTTATCTGGTGATCAGTTTTGATCTATATATTTACCGATTGTTTCCAATAACCATGTTTTGACATTTTGAATTAGTATGGATTGGTTTGATGGTAAAGCCATTAGTATCATGAGACGCGTAGCCTGCCAATGAAAAAAGCAAAACATTGTTTTTATCTTTAGTGATTTTCATTTTTCAGGGATAGAGTTTTATTTCggttttatatttttctaaaaaaaataacgaaatttGAATTATCTGATGTGCGAATTCATCCTCAAAAATTATATTGCGTTATCCTGATCTCCACAAAAATACATCTTTGCATCAGTGAACTACATACTTATGATAAATATTCAAAAACGTTAACAAATTTCAGGAAGATCTTAAGAACAATAATGTTATTTAaagatttttcatttaaacaaagCACATTCTTCCCAGTTTACTAGCGGATGTATTTTTACCGATAATGTTCTTCCTGTTTATTTCATAGATTTTCTACAAGTGTAATAAAACATCCTTGCGGAGTTTTACTTTCGTATTATTAAGGTTCTAGAACAGGTTTGTTTTACCGAATTCGCAATAGGTTTActgtgcattaaaaataatcGATTGCATATTAATTGTGGAACAATTTGTTATGCATATTGTACTCACAGATAACGTTCAACAAATGGCTGGTACTATCAGAATAACTATCGATTGTATCGTGTGACGCCAGACAAGTACATACTGTATGATGGTAAGAGCTGTTAACATTGAATTCAATTGTATTAACTACAGTGTTCCCTGAAATGGTGACGTGATTATTACCGCTACAGTTCCATGATAAAGTGACAACAGGGTTTCCACCGTTCAGAGTACAATTCAAAAGAACAGGGTCTCCAGTATCGATATTTCCTTCTGGAACTTGTGTAACTGTCGGTGAATCCTCAGGATGATCTAAAatagttatttattttcagacaATCTTGAAAACTAATAATATGTATTGGTCAAACATATTAGATTGTACATTTTAGTGATGCTTTAAATAAACCAAAAAAGTGTTTCAATTTCTTATCTAATAACACAAGGAACAATTATGAGCCTTTAATTTGTGAAAAACCTTCTTTTgtgaaattttatagaaaaattcaaaataatagaAATACAATCATCACAATTTAACTCCTCCCAGAGTATTGATTTACAACAATTAACACTAATAATGAACAAAACATGATCAAGGGAGATGCAATTGATAGAAGCAGACAATTTGAAGGGGTTTTAACAAATGTGACATGCGAATAAATACCCCTTTTCCGAAGTAGACTATTTGTCGAAAACTTATATTAGCCTTTAGAAATGTTTTTGTCGTTTGTGTTGCTTAGTTGAAGTCTCATTTTTGagatatatattctttttattcatttaGAATAAGACTTCAAGTTTGTTACTCTTTCGTTAAAATGTATGCTAAATGACAACAGTTAGCTctgcattttcaaaattttaagtgTGCAAGACGTTAAGTTATAGTGTAAATCGATATTTGTTACTGTATTCAATTAGATTGTTTGTATGTTCATAATGCTGAAAAGGCCGTACTGTATTCTAAGTAAGAATTGGAAATTAAAACGGCGTATACGACACATACGTGTGCGTAATCTGTTTAGTTCCATTTTATTAGACTTACAGTATACTTTAAGGCTAACAACCTTTTCAGCTGTAGCGTTGTACGTCGCAATAAGATGGCTGGCAAAACAAGTGCAGATCGTTCCATCGTCCTGTTGTCCCACTGTGAATGCTATATCCAGAAAAGCGGATTTTTCTGAAGATTTGTTGATAGCAGTCCCACTACAATTCCAAGTAAGAACTGCTAATGGATTCCCACCAGATATAGAACAAGTCACATGTAATGTCTCACCGGAATTAATTGGTCCTGCAGGATTCGCCGTGATAAGAATTGTATTAGATGACGGAGCCTCTGAAAAAGGCACATTATATTGATTTTTAGTAGCTTTGAAAGAAATAAACTGGCCGAAGAGATACATTACACTAATCATACTGACAAGTCTGATTTCTGACGTGAAActgacatgttataatctatttaccatatacttcaacaaaagacagatgaaagaaaaacatataagCAATTGTTGCCTGTTTCTGAATCCATCTTTTGAAtgcgtataaaaaatgtattatttttataattcataataaaaatattgttttcacaAAAAGATGTACAAATATGAacctttattaaaatttaaaaaatgtatttattggaatatttgttttgcattttttaataatattttcttgtttcctaatatttgtttttatttatcctTCTTTGCTAGTTTTGATAATTGATGAGTTTTTACCAAAGTTCCCAAGACATCATGTTGAAATACCATAACGCTCCAGAAAACATGCGATAATTACCGGAAGCAGTTGATAACGAAAGTAATAACACATGTTAAGGTAACTCTTCAAATGAAATGGGTAAAAAAGGTATCAATTACGGTTTATCAAAGAATACAATTATACCGTTTTTTCTACAAGTAtatgatgaattatatatatagaatgatGACTTATATGATACAGATTTGTATGTGAAATGTCcaccctctctctctctcttgcGCGCGCGAGGTCTTTCTTTCTGTCTCACTTTTCTCTCTTTTTCAGCTTGTAACCAATCTACAAATATTAGATTATATGTTGtagaaaaagataaaacataacTCAGTAAAACAAACTGACCTATAATGGATATCACTGTGGTTGCATTCTCAATTACCTTTGATGCTCCGTCGGAAAATTTTACACTACATCTTATAAACATCATATGATATTTTCGCTCTACGGAAAGtaaagtcaaattaaattctCCGATAGCTAAATCACAAGAAGTATTGTATACATTTGGATTTGAAATTGATATGCGGCATGTACCATCAACCGTTTTCTCAAAATATAAGATATTAGGGACTCCATTTGAATTTGTTTCGTCATAAATGGAAGTACTTTTCCACTGGTCAGTTACGTTTGTCTTGCACATCAATGTAAAAGGTTGACCAAGATCAGCGTATGCTGGTGAAGATGGGTACATAACAACATCAGCACTTTCTGTGAAATTTTCTACAATtgagataaaaataaatgtttgaatatagGGGTGTTGGAGAAAATATAAATGCACTTTCATAAAAATATTAGTTAGAATTCTTTCATTTGATTGTACCTGTGTGTGTTTTAATAAAACTGTTTGTGCGAAGAAGGATACTTAATCATAAAGTATGAATATTAAATGAACTCAATTATTTATTGAGTTGAGTGCATTTCATTTGTTGATTATGAAACACGCAAAACGTGATTTACTTTACAAAGATATATTTCAATTGCATCAAAACAATTACTTATTTTCACGATGTTTAAGGTTCGATAAATAAAGATGAAGGTTGTATTGCAAGTTGTACATCTCTTTGAATTTAAGTGCGTTTATATTAAGGTAAGGAGATGAGtgtgattgcgaatgagacataTAATTTTGCAATAATCGAAATGACGTTGTTTTAAGCGAATATGAGTCGTCGTACGGTCTTGTACAATGAGCAAAACGAATGCATTAAAGTaaactataaaagaaaaatacatgATAAAACATGATTCAATTCTAACGAGAAACCCAACAGACCTCATTTCGTAAACAATCGGACTATACAACAGCACTTTAAATACCGTCATAATCATGATACAAAGCAAAATCATGgcaaaatgaaatgataaaacacaccaaacgaatggacaacaactgtcacaaTAAGCACAAATAAGGATACATAAAATTTGAAATCCACATGCATtgcttacttatatatgtatttaaaatcaaTCGAAATATTTGTCCTGTGGCTGCATGACAGGTTCACATCAACTATAGTTGAGATTTGCGTGTTTGGCGATAGAATGGACtagtattgtgaaaataattgtgtTAAATTCAAGATTATATAACGTCACTGTGTCTTGAGCTGTTATTCGTTTTATTCTGCGATTTGTAACGTATATTATGTTATTTCATTGTGCGTTTCTCTGTGCTGAATgttcttgtgtttgtttttgGTGTATTCCCGTCGcatagtgttgtcattttagcaatatttctttaacattgccatataagcgggaggtagctagccataaaaccatgtcattttaatgttctgtacctagtcaggaatatgacagttaatatCAATTAAATCGTTTCTATGTTtgtcagtgtttctgttgttccgtttcATTTCTTCTATAGTTGATGTGTTGCCATCGGTTTTAAGTATggaacctggatttgtttttatttcattcgaTTCATGACtcttgaacagcggtatattactgttgcctttattaatcataaaatataaacagttcatttGTGACAAATGAAGTTACAAAATAAATACTCAACTTTCAGAGACAAACTGAGGACACACGTCAGGTTTTTTTTGTGACAACACCTG
The window above is part of the Mytilus edulis chromosome 6, xbMytEdul2.2, whole genome shotgun sequence genome. Proteins encoded here:
- the LOC139526554 gene encoding synaptogenesis protein syg-2-like; the protein is MENFTESADVVMYPSSPAYADLGQPFTLMCKTNVTDQWKSTSIYDETNSNGVPNILYFEKTVDDWLQAEKERKVRQKERPRARKREREGGHFTYKSVSYKSSFYIYNSSYTCRKNEAPSSNTILITANPAGPINSGETLHVTCSISGGNPLAVLTWNCSGTAINKSSEKSAFLDIAFTVGQQDDGTICTCFASHLIATYNATAEKVVSLKVYYHPEDSPTVTQVPEGNIDTGDPVLLNCTLNGGNPVVTLSWNCSGNNHVTISGNTVVNTIEFNVNSSYHHTVCTCLASHDTIDSYSDSTSHLLNVIYPPASNPTIHQATPGPVDSGSSVSLIYTLSGGNPLASLTWDCKGITQNSSSNTKTEYIVTFTVNKNFNGRVCTCSATHPIDSYRPNVQHKLAVYCK